A window from Mycobacterium botniense encodes these proteins:
- the arsM gene encoding arsenite methyltransferase yields MVEERAVGMAAIRADELRDQVRARYRAAAGAIGSGATNSDVLTAASCCGSSDSVDEGSLFGAGRYGAEEHCELPADAVAASLGCGNPTAVAELRPGERVLDVGSGGGIDVLLSARRVGPAGFAYGVDMTDEMLALAEANKAEAGISNAEFRKGTIEDIPLPDASVDVVISNCVINLSVDKPAVLADMYRVLAPGGRIGICDVVAEDHLSPAQRAARGSYVGCIAGALSRQEYLDGLAAAGFTDAAVTFTHEVADAMHGAIIRARKPAVAASH; encoded by the coding sequence ATGGTCGAGGAAAGGGCCGTCGGGATGGCTGCGATCCGGGCTGACGAGCTGCGTGATCAGGTCCGGGCCCGGTACCGGGCAGCCGCCGGCGCGATCGGCAGCGGCGCCACCAACAGCGATGTGCTCACCGCCGCGAGCTGCTGCGGATCGAGCGATTCGGTCGACGAAGGCAGCCTCTTCGGTGCCGGGCGTTACGGTGCCGAGGAGCACTGCGAGCTACCCGCCGACGCGGTGGCGGCGAGCTTGGGGTGCGGTAACCCCACCGCCGTCGCCGAACTGCGCCCGGGCGAACGCGTCCTCGACGTGGGTTCGGGTGGCGGGATCGACGTGCTGCTGTCGGCGCGGCGGGTGGGGCCCGCCGGGTTCGCGTACGGCGTGGACATGACCGACGAGATGCTCGCCCTCGCCGAGGCGAACAAAGCCGAGGCCGGTATCAGCAACGCCGAGTTCCGCAAGGGCACTATCGAGGACATCCCGCTGCCCGACGCCAGCGTCGACGTGGTGATCTCCAACTGTGTGATCAACCTGTCGGTCGACAAACCGGCGGTGCTCGCCGACATGTACCGTGTGCTGGCTCCCGGGGGGCGCATCGGAATCTGCGACGTCGTCGCCGAAGACCACCTCAGCCCCGCGCAACGGGCCGCACGTGGCTCCTACGTCGGCTGCATCGCCGGGGCATTGTCCAGGCAGGAATATCTCGACGGCTTGGCGGCCGCCGGATTCACCGATGCTGCAGTGACTTTCACCCACGAGGTCGCCGACGCGATGCACGGCGCGATCATCCGCGCCAGAAAGCCTGCGGTCGCCGCCAGTCACTGA
- a CDS encoding dihydrolipoamide acetyltransferase family protein: MSEHTFLLPDLGEGLTEAEIVDWRVQVGETVSVDQVIVEVETAKASVELPVPFAGTVVELHAQAGSTVAVGSPLITVRTADVRADADPQPGGDGADEPDGSGPVLVGYGTREHEKHRTRPAPQETTTVPAVISPVVRKLARDNNIDLSRIPGSGAHGVITRADVEQALAARAPAGPEVQRIPMTAARRTGAEKLSRSRQEIPDATTWVDVDATGLLAARESIRAAAAGDVSLLALLARLALAALRQFPELNSSVDSARSEIVRFRHVNLGVAVDTPRGLVVPVIEQADALDLIELSEALAQATTAARDGSLPPSRLTGGTFTLNNYGVFGVDGATPIINYPEAAILGVGRIIDRPWVHGGALSVRKTTQLSLSFDHRVCDGATAGGFLRLFADFVENPVTAMARL; the protein is encoded by the coding sequence GTGAGTGAGCACACGTTCTTGTTGCCGGATCTCGGGGAAGGGCTCACCGAGGCCGAGATCGTCGACTGGCGGGTGCAGGTCGGCGAGACGGTATCGGTCGACCAGGTGATCGTCGAGGTCGAAACCGCCAAAGCTTCGGTCGAGCTTCCGGTCCCGTTCGCCGGAACGGTGGTCGAACTGCACGCTCAGGCCGGATCCACGGTGGCGGTCGGCAGTCCGCTGATCACGGTGCGGACCGCCGATGTTCGCGCCGACGCGGATCCGCAGCCCGGCGGCGACGGCGCGGATGAGCCGGACGGCTCGGGACCGGTGCTCGTCGGATACGGAACCCGCGAGCACGAGAAGCACCGCACCCGGCCGGCGCCCCAGGAGACAACCACCGTGCCTGCCGTGATCTCCCCGGTGGTCCGAAAACTGGCCCGCGACAACAATATCGACCTTTCCCGCATACCGGGCAGCGGAGCACATGGGGTGATCACCCGCGCGGACGTCGAACAAGCCCTGGCGGCTCGCGCGCCGGCCGGGCCGGAGGTCCAGCGGATCCCGATGACGGCGGCGCGCAGGACGGGTGCGGAGAAACTGTCACGAAGCCGCCAGGAAATCCCCGACGCGACAACCTGGGTGGACGTCGACGCCACCGGATTGCTTGCGGCCCGCGAGTCGATCCGCGCGGCCGCAGCCGGCGACGTCAGCCTGCTGGCGTTGCTGGCGCGCCTCGCGCTGGCCGCGCTGCGACAGTTCCCGGAGCTGAATTCATCGGTCGATAGTGCTCGGTCGGAGATCGTGCGCTTTCGTCATGTCAATCTGGGCGTGGCCGTCGACACCCCGCGCGGGCTGGTGGTGCCGGTGATCGAGCAGGCCGACGCACTGGATTTGATCGAACTGTCTGAGGCGTTGGCGCAGGCGACCACCGCAGCCCGCGACGGTTCGCTGCCGCCCTCCCGGCTGACCGGCGGCACGTTTACCCTCAACAACTACGGTGTTTTCGGGGTCGACGGGGCCACGCCGATTATCAACTACCCCGAGGCGGCGATTCTGGGGGTCGGGCGCATCATCGACCGCCCGTGGGTGCACGGCGGTGCGCTGAGTGTGCGCAAGACCACCCAGCTGTCGCTGAGCTTCGACCACCGGGTCTGCGATGGGGCCACCGCGGGCGGGTTCCTGAGGCTTTTCGCCGATTTCGTCGAGAACCCGGTGACCGCGATGGCCCGGCTGTGA